A window of the Pecten maximus chromosome 19, xPecMax1.1, whole genome shotgun sequence genome harbors these coding sequences:
- the LOC117317719 gene encoding uncharacterized protein LOC117317719 has protein sequence MGAKQSGPIQYPKLEHWSTYKINGIKGLEEHKKALAAEGLKDPWIRNEVWRFRKTAPTSKFGYLRILGYAAVCGTLLVVVRNNLVRRDSHNEPYIL, from the exons ATGGGTGCCAAGCAAAGTGGACCGATCCAATACCCGAAACTGGAACATTGGTCAACCTACAAGATCAACGGAATAAAGGGTCTGGAGGAACACAAAAAAGCTCTCGCTGCTGAGGGACTTAAGGATCCATGGATAAG gAATGAAGTATGGAGATTTCGCAAAACAGCACCAACGTCTAAATTTGGCTATCTGAGAATTCTTGGCTATGCAGCTGTGTGTGGAACACTATTAGTGGTCGTTAGGAATAACTTAGTTCGGAGAGACAGTCATAACGAACCCTACATCTTATAG